A portion of the Pseudarthrobacter defluvii genome contains these proteins:
- a CDS encoding MFS transporter: protein MPTDRSRTDSFAGATNARGTDPAAATAAKKPRLLPRRRLKESDVNVVDQPMLKKALGGTIVGNTMEWYDVGVFGYLITTMGPVFLPESDPTTQNLFLLGTFAATFIARPLGGVIFGWLGDKVGRQKILATTLMIMAASTFAVGLLPGYAQIGLWAAALLVLLKVIQGFSTGGEYAGATTFVSEYAADKRRGFFASFLDLGSYMGFAIGAALVSVLQLTLGQATMEDWGWRIPFLIAGPLGLIAVYFRSKIEESPQFQATLDAQEENAKNASDGDTAQAKGPVGIIKAYWRPIIVAMVVVAAANTAGYALTSYMPTYLTDAKGYDELHGTLLTIPVLVVMSLCIPLTGKLSDRIGRRPVLWIGAVSTIVLAVPAFLLIGIGAVWSTLAGLALVAFPVTFYVANLASALPAQFPTSSRYGAMGIAYNFAVAIFGGTTPFIVELLIKSTGNDMMPAYYLMATSFVGAVAIYFLKESANRPLPGSMPSVDTEAEAKELVATQDENPLINLDELPFDTHDGTDPQAHRGVPAGA from the coding sequence ATGCCCACAGACCGAAGCAGGACCGACTCTTTTGCAGGCGCCACAAACGCCCGCGGAACCGACCCGGCAGCCGCCACGGCTGCCAAGAAGCCCAGGCTGCTGCCACGCCGCCGGCTCAAGGAATCAGACGTCAACGTGGTTGACCAGCCGATGCTCAAAAAAGCGCTCGGCGGAACCATCGTGGGCAACACGATGGAATGGTACGACGTAGGTGTCTTCGGCTACCTCATCACCACCATGGGGCCCGTATTCCTGCCGGAGTCCGATCCCACAACGCAAAACCTGTTCCTGTTGGGAACGTTCGCTGCGACCTTCATCGCCCGCCCTCTCGGTGGCGTCATCTTCGGCTGGCTCGGCGACAAGGTGGGCCGCCAGAAGATCCTGGCCACCACGCTGATGATCATGGCGGCCAGCACGTTCGCCGTCGGCCTCCTGCCCGGGTACGCCCAGATTGGACTGTGGGCGGCAGCGCTGCTGGTGCTCCTCAAGGTGATCCAGGGTTTCTCCACAGGCGGTGAATACGCCGGCGCCACCACGTTCGTCAGCGAATATGCCGCTGACAAGCGCCGCGGCTTCTTTGCCAGCTTCCTGGACCTCGGCAGCTACATGGGCTTCGCCATCGGCGCCGCTTTGGTTTCGGTCCTGCAGCTGACCCTGGGCCAGGCGACCATGGAGGACTGGGGATGGCGCATCCCGTTCCTGATCGCCGGTCCGCTGGGCCTGATCGCCGTGTACTTCCGGAGCAAGATCGAGGAATCGCCGCAGTTCCAGGCCACCCTCGATGCCCAGGAGGAGAACGCCAAGAACGCATCCGACGGTGACACCGCCCAGGCCAAGGGACCCGTGGGGATTATCAAGGCCTACTGGCGCCCCATCATCGTTGCCATGGTTGTGGTGGCTGCTGCCAACACGGCCGGTTACGCCCTGACGTCCTACATGCCCACGTACCTGACCGACGCAAAGGGTTACGACGAGCTCCACGGCACGCTGCTGACCATTCCCGTACTGGTGGTCATGAGCCTCTGCATCCCGCTGACCGGCAAGCTGTCCGACCGGATCGGCCGCCGCCCGGTACTCTGGATCGGCGCCGTAAGCACCATCGTCCTGGCCGTGCCGGCGTTCCTGCTGATCGGCATCGGCGCCGTCTGGTCCACCCTGGCCGGACTGGCCCTGGTTGCCTTCCCGGTCACCTTCTACGTGGCCAACCTTGCCTCGGCCCTGCCGGCCCAGTTCCCCACCTCCAGCCGCTACGGCGCGATGGGCATTGCATACAACTTCGCGGTGGCGATCTTCGGTGGAACCACCCCGTTCATCGTGGAGCTGCTGATCAAGTCGACCGGCAACGACATGATGCCGGCGTACTACTTGATGGCAACCTCCTTCGTTGGCGCAGTGGCCATCTACTTCCTGAAGGAATCCGCCAACCGCCCCCTCCCGGGATCAATGCCCAGCGTTGACACCGAGGCAGAGGCGAAGGAACTGGTGGCCACCCAGGACGAGAACCCGCTGATCAACCTGGACGAGCTGCCGTTTGATACCCACGATGGCACCGACCCCCAGGCGCACCGCGGGGTTCCGGCCGGGGCATAG
- a CDS encoding ATP-dependent DNA ligase, with translation MAGSRERVRVAGRELTLTNLDKIIYPETGTTKADVLAYYAAVAHVLVPAAANRPATRKRWVNGVGTADKPGEVFFQKELEDSAPGWLPRAAITHKDRTIHYPLVNDAATLTWFGQINSLEIHVPQWRVDSHGNQLNPDRLVLDLDPGDGAGLQECREVALLARAILQDVGLNPVPVTSGSKGIHLYAALDGTQTSEQISAFARELARALEADHPDLAVSDMKKSLRKGKVLVDWSQNNAAKTTIVPYSLRGRPTPLVAAPRTWREIDSPNLKHLDYQEVLRRVRDGKDPFAAVVSAAGGGAPTAADDHEEANDADPRLGKYRAMRDPNATPEPFAGLPAGGNSFVIQEHHASRLHWDLRLEHEGVLASWALPKGVPESGGKNHLAVQTEDHPMDYLTFHGTIPKGEYGAGVMTIWDTGTYELHKWINGREVIVTLTGAEDGGLGGTKKIALIHTGRGPGKDAQGQWLIHLMDQEQPGGRRRLAAPAGQVQSASAAPAEEPAGEPDEEPDEEPDDPEEDDGGAAPEQEATPQVPAEPATGTVADPLEYQPMIATSGTTVDLQGSSWQYELKWDGVRAILVADRERVRIFSRNGNDVSRTYPEFTDRGCWPEQPFVADGEIIAVRPGGRPDFGLLQGRMKLTRAADVAKARTTIPVQLMLFDLLFDDGRDLRRLSLSKRRQRLEEFFEPSDCPVDLSMVLAESVELLMASAQELGLEGIMAKRTDSRYVSGQRTRTWIKLKTEQTQEVVVGGWRPGKGGRQETVGSLLVGIPDGDKLQYVGRVGSGFSSRELTELRQTVERLGRKSSPFHEVPRPDSADAHWVAPELVGEVTYSEWTGPGRLRHPRWRGWRVDKDPADVVREG, from the coding sequence GTGGCCGGTAGCAGGGAGCGTGTCCGGGTGGCGGGGCGGGAACTGACCCTCACCAACCTGGACAAAATCATCTATCCGGAGACCGGCACCACCAAGGCGGACGTGCTGGCCTACTACGCCGCGGTTGCCCACGTCCTGGTTCCTGCGGCAGCCAACCGCCCGGCCACCCGCAAGCGGTGGGTTAACGGAGTGGGCACGGCGGACAAGCCCGGGGAAGTGTTTTTCCAAAAGGAGCTGGAGGATTCGGCCCCGGGATGGCTGCCTCGGGCGGCGATCACGCACAAGGACCGCACCATCCACTACCCCCTGGTCAACGATGCCGCAACCCTGACCTGGTTCGGCCAGATCAACTCGCTGGAGATCCACGTGCCGCAGTGGCGGGTGGACTCGCACGGCAACCAACTGAATCCGGACCGGCTGGTGCTGGACCTGGACCCGGGCGACGGAGCCGGCCTGCAGGAGTGCCGCGAGGTGGCCCTCCTGGCCCGCGCCATCCTGCAGGACGTGGGCCTGAACCCGGTGCCGGTGACCAGCGGCAGCAAGGGCATCCACCTCTACGCCGCACTGGACGGGACCCAGACCTCCGAACAGATTTCCGCGTTCGCCCGGGAACTGGCGCGCGCACTCGAGGCCGACCACCCGGACCTCGCAGTCAGCGACATGAAGAAGTCGCTGCGCAAAGGCAAGGTACTGGTGGACTGGAGCCAGAACAACGCGGCGAAAACCACCATCGTCCCCTACTCGTTGCGTGGCCGGCCCACCCCCCTGGTGGCTGCACCGCGGACGTGGCGGGAGATCGACTCGCCCAACCTGAAGCACCTCGACTACCAGGAGGTGCTGCGGAGGGTGCGGGACGGGAAGGACCCGTTTGCCGCCGTCGTCAGCGCCGCAGGTGGCGGGGCACCAACCGCGGCGGACGACCACGAGGAAGCGAACGACGCCGATCCCCGCCTGGGCAAGTACCGCGCCATGCGCGATCCCAACGCCACGCCCGAGCCGTTCGCCGGCCTCCCCGCAGGCGGCAACAGCTTTGTCATCCAGGAGCACCACGCCAGCCGGCTGCATTGGGACCTCCGGCTGGAACACGAGGGCGTCCTGGCATCCTGGGCACTTCCCAAGGGCGTTCCGGAGTCCGGCGGCAAGAACCACCTGGCTGTCCAGACCGAGGACCACCCCATGGACTACCTCACCTTCCACGGGACCATCCCCAAGGGCGAGTATGGCGCGGGCGTCATGACCATTTGGGACACCGGCACCTATGAACTGCACAAGTGGATCAACGGCCGGGAGGTCATCGTCACGCTGACCGGCGCCGAGGACGGCGGGCTGGGCGGCACCAAGAAGATTGCGCTGATCCACACCGGAAGGGGCCCAGGCAAGGACGCCCAAGGGCAGTGGCTCATCCACCTGATGGACCAGGAGCAGCCAGGCGGACGACGGCGGCTTGCGGCTCCGGCGGGACAGGTTCAATCCGCTTCAGCGGCACCGGCTGAGGAGCCGGCCGGGGAGCCGGACGAGGAGCCGGACGAGGAACCGGACGATCCCGAAGAGGACGACGGCGGTGCGGCGCCGGAGCAGGAAGCCACGCCTCAAGTGCCGGCAGAGCCTGCCACCGGCACCGTTGCGGACCCGCTGGAATACCAGCCCATGATAGCCACGTCCGGCACCACGGTTGACCTGCAGGGCAGCTCGTGGCAATACGAACTCAAATGGGACGGCGTCCGGGCCATCCTGGTGGCCGACAGGGAAAGGGTGCGCATCTTCTCGCGCAACGGCAACGATGTCAGCCGCACCTACCCCGAGTTCACGGACCGGGGCTGCTGGCCGGAGCAGCCCTTCGTGGCGGACGGTGAGATCATCGCCGTCCGGCCCGGCGGACGGCCTGACTTTGGCCTCCTGCAGGGCCGTATGAAGCTCACCCGGGCCGCCGACGTCGCCAAAGCCCGCACCACCATCCCGGTCCAGCTGATGCTGTTCGACCTCCTGTTCGACGACGGGAGGGACCTCCGGCGCCTGTCGCTCAGCAAACGGCGGCAACGGCTCGAGGAGTTTTTCGAGCCGTCCGACTGCCCTGTGGACCTGTCCATGGTGCTGGCGGAGTCCGTTGAACTCCTCATGGCCAGCGCGCAGGAGCTTGGGCTTGAAGGCATCATGGCCAAGCGGACCGACAGCCGCTACGTCAGCGGCCAGCGGACCCGGACATGGATCAAACTCAAGACGGAACAGACCCAGGAAGTGGTGGTGGGCGGCTGGCGTCCGGGCAAGGGCGGCCGCCAGGAGACCGTTGGATCACTGCTGGTGGGGATTCCCGACGGCGACAAGCTGCAGTACGTGGGCCGCGTCGGCTCCGGCTTCAGCAGCCGTGAACTCACGGAGCTGCGGCAAACGGTGGAGCGGCTGGGCCGGAAAAGCTCGCCGTTCCACGAGGTCCCCCGCCCCGATTCTGCCGACGCACACTGGGTGGCACCGGAACTGGTGGGCGAAGTAACGTACAGCGAATGGACCGGGCCGGGCAGGCTCCGGCACCCACGGTGGCGGGGCTGGCGCGTGGACAAGGACCCGGCGGACGTTGTCCGGGAAGGCTGA